A stretch of Fluviicola sp. DNA encodes these proteins:
- the bshB1 gene encoding bacillithiol biosynthesis deacetylase BshB1 — translation MSQIDILAIGAHPDDVELSAAGTLLKHRAMGYSTGIIDLTQGELGSRGTKETRKEEAAAAARILGLTERVNLQMADGFFEHSEENLRLIIEQIRRFKPEIVLMNAVSDRHPDHGKGSKLASEACFLAGLRRIETTWNGEAQEAHRPKFVYHYIQDRYLQPDFVIDVTDFVEQKFDSIKAYKTQFWDPASSEPKTPISGEEFFEFLRGRMAEFGRSIGARYAEGYTVERIIGVDSLFQLR, via the coding sequence ATGAGTCAAATTGATATACTAGCAATCGGTGCCCATCCGGACGATGTGGAACTTTCCGCTGCCGGAACGTTGTTGAAACACCGCGCAATGGGTTATTCTACCGGGATTATTGACCTGACACAAGGTGAATTGGGATCACGCGGTACGAAAGAAACCCGCAAGGAAGAAGCAGCAGCAGCAGCCCGGATTTTGGGGCTGACAGAACGCGTTAATCTGCAAATGGCGGATGGCTTTTTCGAACATTCCGAAGAAAACCTGCGCCTGATTATCGAGCAAATTCGCCGGTTCAAACCGGAGATTGTTTTGATGAACGCTGTTTCGGATCGTCACCCGGATCACGGCAAAGGAAGTAAATTGGCTTCTGAAGCGTGTTTCCTGGCCGGATTGCGCAGAATTGAAACCACCTGGAACGGTGAAGCACAGGAAGCACATCGCCCGAAGTTTGTTTACCATTACATCCAGGACCGTTACCTGCAACCGGATTTTGTGATTGATGTGACGGATTTCGTAGAACAAAAGTTCGATTCGATCAAAGCATATAAAACACAATTCTGGGACCCGGCTTCTTCCGAACCGAAAACACCGATTTCCGGAGAAGAGTTTTTTGAATTCCTTCGCGGAAGAATGGCCGAATTCGGTCGTTCAATCGGAGCCCGCTACGCGGAAGGATATACCGTAGAACGTATAATCGGGGTAGATTCTTTATTTCAGCTTAGATAA
- the lpxK gene encoding tetraacyldisaccharide 4'-kinase gives MEKFRLLLLPFSWLYALIVSLRNWMFDAGIKKSQPIPGASICIGNITVGGTGKSPLTAYIAKLFETDKPVILSRGYGRKTQGLHSANSMSTASEIGDEPMMYWTGFNHQIPVVVAEKRQVGVDWIREHHSDSVILLDDAFQHRAVKAGLNLLLMTYDRPVFKDFVFPAGNLREPRAGMKRADIALVTKCPKNLSEADKKPFRDKIPLKKEHIFFSEVIYGELKGLFGAVWENFDQLILVTGIAQPEPLYRFLAENHRVEAIQFPDHHAFTAEDIQQIQQKVATFADRRCAVVTTEKDAVRFAAWKEILEATKIPFFVQSISLKIDREEDFKALLKNYVVRANERGC, from the coding sequence ATGGAAAAATTCCGTTTGTTACTTCTTCCCTTTTCCTGGCTCTACGCATTGATCGTAAGCTTACGAAATTGGATGTTTGATGCCGGAATCAAAAAATCACAACCCATTCCGGGAGCTTCTATTTGCATCGGGAACATTACAGTTGGGGGAACGGGGAAATCTCCGCTCACGGCTTACATCGCCAAACTTTTCGAAACGGATAAACCCGTTATTCTATCCCGTGGCTACGGACGGAAAACGCAGGGTTTACATAGTGCCAACTCAATGAGTACGGCCAGTGAGATCGGTGACGAACCCATGATGTACTGGACGGGCTTCAACCACCAAATTCCGGTAGTTGTGGCTGAGAAGCGCCAGGTTGGTGTCGACTGGATCCGTGAACACCATTCCGATTCGGTAATCTTATTGGATGATGCTTTCCAGCACCGGGCCGTAAAAGCAGGATTGAATCTTTTGCTGATGACTTATGACCGGCCGGTTTTCAAAGATTTTGTATTTCCTGCCGGAAACCTTCGGGAACCACGAGCGGGGATGAAGCGTGCCGACATTGCTTTGGTCACTAAATGCCCGAAGAACCTTTCAGAAGCTGATAAAAAACCTTTCCGGGATAAAATTCCCTTGAAAAAGGAACATATTTTCTTCAGCGAAGTCATTTACGGGGAGTTGAAAGGACTTTTTGGAGCCGTTTGGGAAAATTTTGATCAATTAATTTTAGTAACCGGCATTGCACAGCCCGAACCACTATATCGTTTTTTAGCTGAGAACCATCGCGTTGAGGCCATTCAATTCCCCGATCATCACGCTTTTACTGCGGAAGATATTCAACAAATCCAACAAAAAGTTGCTACTTTTGCCGACCGGCGATGTGCGGTAGTTACAACCGAAAAAGATGCGGTGCGTTTTGCAGCATGGAAAGAAATCCTGGAAGCGACCAAAATCCCGTTTTTCGTACAAAGCATTTCGTTGAAGATAGATAGAGAAGAAGATTTTAAAGCGTTACTTAAAAATTATGTTGTTAGAGCAAATGAAAGAGGCTGCTGA
- a CDS encoding glycosyltransferase family A protein — protein sequence MSLISILTPYRNAEKYIRETALSIIGQTHENWQWILVNDHSTENELDAIADLLNDSRIILLENEGRGIVDALCTAFTKSDGEYVTRMDADDVMPDFKLECFLKELQTKEAHIVTGKVNYFSATGSISPGYLAYEKWLNGRVDQQDFYTHIYRECSLASGNWMMRKADLKKCGGFEGLNYPEDYDLLFRWYDAGFEVKGLDLVTHLWRDHDTRTSKTSVHYQQKAFFSLKINRFIDLNWDSDQHLIVNGTGQKGRLTAKVLIDRKVPFIWVSHEPEKFQRVIFGHPVLGIHEIPSSGQAQILNTTLLSEPQLREIYLKNIPKLRFYNL from the coding sequence GTGTCATTGATATCCATTCTTACTCCGTACCGCAATGCCGAAAAATACATTCGGGAAACAGCTTTGTCCATTATCGGTCAGACACACGAAAATTGGCAATGGATTTTGGTCAACGATCACAGCACCGAAAATGAATTGGATGCCATTGCTGACCTGTTGAACGATTCGCGAATCATTTTGCTTGAAAACGAAGGAAGAGGAATTGTCGATGCACTTTGCACGGCATTTACCAAATCGGACGGAGAATACGTGACCCGCATGGATGCGGATGATGTAATGCCGGACTTCAAACTGGAGTGCTTTCTGAAGGAATTACAAACGAAAGAAGCTCACATCGTTACCGGGAAAGTAAACTACTTTTCAGCTACAGGTTCCATTTCTCCGGGTTATCTGGCCTATGAAAAGTGGTTGAATGGCCGCGTGGATCAGCAGGATTTTTACACCCATATTTACCGGGAATGTTCCCTGGCATCCGGAAACTGGATGATGCGCAAAGCTGATCTGAAAAAATGCGGAGGTTTCGAAGGTTTAAACTACCCGGAAGATTACGATTTGTTGTTTCGCTGGTATGACGCCGGTTTTGAGGTAAAAGGATTGGACCTGGTAACTCATCTGTGGCGCGATCACGATACCAGAACTTCAAAAACAAGCGTCCATTATCAGCAAAAAGCTTTTTTTTCCTTGAAAATCAATCGTTTTATTGACCTGAATTGGGATTCAGACCAACACTTGATCGTCAACGGAACGGGGCAGAAGGGACGTTTGACGGCAAAGGTTCTGATTGATCGTAAAGTTCCTTTTATCTGGGTTTCACACGAGCCGGAGAAATTCCAGCGTGTTATTTTTGGTCATCCGGTCCTTGGAATTCATGAGATTCCATCCTCCGGACAGGCACAGATTTTAAACACTACTTTGCTTTCCGAACCTCAGTTGCGTGAAATCTACCTGAAAAACATCCCAAAACTTCGATTTTATAATCTGTAG
- the ccsA gene encoding cytochrome c biogenesis protein CcsA has translation MEKLAKALFSMRAMAMGLFIFLSAIAIATFIESYENTQAAKLWIYNAKWFEILLAYLCVNLVANIFRYEMWKREKIAVFLFHISFIVIIIGAWVTRYISYEGMMMIREGASSNIVYTSDPYLWVNINDGKEFQLTHDVKTFLAESYPFNSASLDIEFPKHKTPVSIEYVDFKSKQIDTIEISPKYKTSALDIVTDGMKSNYVIDNEIFNLNGVPVAFSPNLVNGVNIYRRNDTLRLKPNMPLQYIPMKEMQKARQSGIAPPDSVFVKVAPGQEVVFATTTLYQIAGQQFVFKQEIPNVGKKLMPSGRRDVGSDYLTVKVTDGSHSKIVRLRGGAKEIGESAYFEMNGLNYRLEYGMKRIKIPFYMKCNDFILDRYPGSDMPSSYASDLQVLDTANNEFGTKRVFMNHVLDYGGYRFFQSSYDPDEKGTILSVNHDFWGTNITYFGYLMMFIGMVFSLFAPSSRFRELIGVLKKSNAKSVVAILFTILSASAFSQGAVTQVDTVEQDEHQDTHEHTHQHEQTMPAAPVNPVVYFMSEDQSDELATLLVQDNRGRIIPMHTLCDQLLSKLYRANKYEGRNAVQTVISMHMYPDYWLNQKVILVPSALFDKYNLTKYVSFRELTDETGNFKWINDYNAALQKPEGQQSEVQKKLIKLGEKYQVLLGVINWNYMKIIPLKGDKGNRWFMPFNQELMERDSVSSRLALTYISSLNDAAKSNNDFSKSTKLLNDLKKLQRSIAPASILPSESHVKMEVSYNKMGIFKNAGNSYILFALVLLIIFFIRVFFNPSDKSDRRYSIVSKVIFVLMAIIFLYHGAGLVMRSMISGHAPWSDGYEAMVFIAWVIVLAGFLFSRTSIVILAAAALLAWFFIFVSQLNLLDPEITPLQPVLKSYWLMIHVAIITSSYGFLGLGFIISFVNIILYLTRSTKNGKEATKNIAVLTAVSEMTITIGLFMLTIGTFLGGIWANESWGRYWGWDPKETWALVSVLVYAIILHFRYIPGLKGKFAFNAAAMWGYAAILFTFFGVNFILVGLHSYANGDGSVNLPGYVWLTILIFLVLTVVAGVRNKKYLQSQRELL, from the coding sequence ATGGAAAAACTAGCAAAAGCTCTTTTCTCAATGAGAGCAATGGCAATGGGATTATTCATCTTCCTTTCCGCAATCGCAATCGCAACTTTTATAGAATCTTACGAAAATACACAGGCTGCAAAGCTTTGGATCTATAATGCGAAATGGTTTGAGATCCTGTTGGCTTATTTGTGCGTGAACCTGGTAGCGAATATTTTCCGCTACGAAATGTGGAAGCGCGAAAAGATTGCAGTTTTCCTTTTTCATATCTCATTCATCGTCATTATCATTGGTGCGTGGGTTACGCGCTACATCAGCTACGAAGGAATGATGATGATTCGCGAGGGAGCTTCTTCGAATATTGTCTATACGTCGGACCCGTATCTGTGGGTGAATATCAACGACGGGAAAGAATTCCAGCTGACGCATGATGTGAAGACTTTCCTGGCCGAATCGTACCCGTTTAATTCCGCTTCCCTGGACATCGAGTTCCCGAAGCACAAAACACCGGTTTCCATCGAATACGTTGACTTTAAATCCAAGCAGATCGATACGATAGAGATCAGCCCGAAATACAAAACAAGCGCTTTGGATATCGTTACGGATGGAATGAAATCCAATTACGTGATCGATAATGAGATTTTCAACCTGAACGGTGTGCCGGTTGCGTTTTCGCCAAACCTGGTAAACGGGGTAAATATTTACCGCAGAAACGATACTTTACGCCTGAAACCGAATATGCCGCTGCAATACATTCCGATGAAAGAGATGCAGAAAGCACGTCAAAGTGGGATTGCTCCGCCTGATTCTGTTTTCGTGAAAGTAGCTCCCGGACAGGAAGTGGTTTTTGCAACTACCACCCTTTACCAGATCGCCGGACAACAATTCGTATTCAAGCAGGAAATTCCGAATGTCGGGAAGAAATTGATGCCTTCCGGAAGAAGGGATGTCGGTTCGGATTACCTGACGGTGAAAGTAACCGACGGCTCTCACTCGAAAATTGTGCGTTTGAGAGGCGGTGCCAAAGAAATCGGTGAATCGGCTTATTTTGAAATGAATGGCTTGAATTACCGCCTGGAATACGGGATGAAACGCATCAAGATTCCATTCTATATGAAATGTAATGACTTTATCCTGGACCGTTATCCGGGATCCGACATGCCTTCTTCGTATGCGAGCGATTTGCAGGTATTGGATACCGCCAATAATGAATTCGGAACGAAACGCGTATTTATGAACCACGTATTGGATTACGGTGGTTACCGTTTCTTCCAGTCTTCCTATGATCCGGACGAAAAAGGAACCATTTTGAGCGTAAACCACGATTTTTGGGGAACGAATATCACGTATTTCGGTTATTTAATGATGTTTATCGGTATGGTTTTTAGTTTGTTTGCTCCGTCTTCCCGTTTCAGAGAATTGATCGGAGTATTGAAAAAATCGAATGCAAAATCGGTGGTTGCAATCTTATTTACGATTCTTTCGGCATCCGCATTTTCACAGGGTGCGGTTACGCAAGTAGATACGGTTGAGCAAGATGAACATCAAGATACACACGAACACACGCATCAGCACGAACAAACTATGCCGGCTGCTCCGGTAAATCCGGTCGTTTACTTCATGTCGGAAGACCAAAGTGACGAGTTGGCAACTTTGCTGGTTCAGGACAACCGCGGGCGTATCATCCCGATGCATACACTGTGTGACCAGTTATTGAGCAAATTGTACCGTGCGAACAAATACGAAGGACGTAATGCGGTTCAGACTGTTATCAGCATGCACATGTACCCGGATTATTGGTTGAATCAAAAGGTAATCCTGGTTCCTTCGGCGCTGTTTGACAAATACAACCTGACGAAATACGTTTCTTTCCGTGAATTGACGGATGAAACCGGCAATTTCAAATGGATCAATGATTACAATGCAGCTTTGCAAAAACCGGAAGGACAGCAATCTGAAGTGCAGAAGAAACTGATCAAACTGGGGGAGAAGTACCAGGTTTTATTGGGAGTAATCAACTGGAATTACATGAAGATCATTCCGCTGAAAGGAGACAAGGGCAATCGCTGGTTCATGCCTTTCAACCAGGAATTGATGGAGCGCGACAGTGTTTCAAGCCGCCTGGCTTTAACATACATCAGTTCTTTGAACGATGCAGCGAAATCCAATAATGACTTCTCCAAATCAACGAAATTATTGAACGACCTGAAGAAATTGCAGCGTTCCATTGCTCCTGCGTCAATTTTGCCGTCGGAATCTCACGTGAAAATGGAAGTTTCTTACAACAAAATGGGAATTTTCAAGAATGCCGGAAATTCTTACATCCTGTTTGCACTGGTATTGCTGATCATCTTCTTCATTCGCGTATTCTTCAATCCTTCGGATAAATCGGATCGCCGTTATTCCATCGTCAGCAAGGTTATTTTTGTTTTGATGGCGATTATCTTCCTGTATCACGGAGCCGGATTGGTGATGCGAAGCATGATTTCCGGCCACGCTCCATGGAGTGACGGGTATGAAGCGATGGTTTTCATTGCGTGGGTCATTGTATTGGCAGGATTCCTGTTCTCGCGTACAAGCATTGTAATTTTAGCCGCCGCCGCTTTACTGGCGTGGTTCTTTATCTTCGTTTCCCAGTTGAACTTGTTGGATCCTGAAATTACTCCGTTGCAACCGGTTCTGAAAAGTTACTGGTTGATGATCCACGTAGCAATTATTACCAGCAGTTACGGATTCCTGGGGCTTGGATTTATCATCAGTTTCGTGAACATTATCCTGTACCTGACAAGAAGTACCAAAAACGGCAAAGAAGCAACGAAAAATATCGCCGTGCTTACTGCTGTCAGCGAAATGACAATTACCATCGGCTTGTTTATGCTCACCATCGGAACCTTCCTGGGTGGAATCTGGGCGAATGAGTCCTGGGGAAGATATTGGGGCTGGGACCCGAAAGAAACATGGGCTTTGGTTTCCGTGTTGGTTTACGCCATTATCCTGCACTTCCGATATATTCCGGGATTGAAAGGGAAATTTGCCTTCAACGCAGCAGCGATGTGGGGATATGCAGCTATTTTATTTACTTTCTTCGGAGTGAACTTTATTTTGGTCGGACTGCATTCCTATGCCAACGGAGACGGATCGGTGAATTTACCGGGATACGTGTGGCTTACGATCCTGATCTTCCTGGTGCTGACAGTAGTTGCAGGAGTTCGAAATAAAAAGTACCTTCAAAGTCAAAGAGAACTATTATGA
- a CDS encoding NAD(P)H-dependent oxidoreductase, with product MKILAFGASTSKSSINQQFAHFAAHQFDGEVNMIDLNDFEMPVFSVDKEKEDGYPVQAHELHDIIENSDFLVISMTEHNGSYSAAFKNTLDWCSRLNNSVFHDKPMLLISTSPGKLGAKFSLEAALSRFPRHTANILGHFSLPSFQENFHDGKISNEELAKEFNDLIENVKETLSKLK from the coding sequence ATGAAAATATTAGCATTCGGAGCAAGTACCAGTAAATCTTCAATTAACCAGCAATTTGCGCATTTTGCGGCACACCAGTTTGATGGAGAAGTCAATATGATCGATCTGAATGACTTTGAAATGCCTGTATTTTCAGTGGACAAGGAGAAAGAAGACGGGTATCCCGTTCAGGCTCACGAATTACATGATATCATCGAAAATTCGGACTTCCTGGTGATTTCCATGACCGAGCACAACGGAAGTTATTCGGCGGCATTCAAAAATACGCTGGATTGGTGTTCCCGTTTAAACAACAGCGTATTCCACGACAAACCGATGTTATTGATTTCAACTTCACCGGGAAAACTGGGAGCAAAATTCTCTTTGGAAGCTGCACTTAGCCGTTTTCCGCGTCATACGGCAAATATCCTGGGACATTTCAGCCTGCCGAGCTTCCAGGAAAATTTCCACGATGGAAAGATCAGCAATGAAGAACTGGCAAAAGAGTTCAACGACCTGATTGAAAACGTAAAAGAAACGTTATCTAAGCTGAAATAA
- a CDS encoding purine-nucleoside phosphorylase has translation MLEQMKEAAEYINSKTQVKPSIGIILGTGLGGLVKEIEIIDEIPYEQIPHFPVSTVESHSGKLIFGNLGGKQVVAMQGRFHYYEGYNMQQVTFPVRVMKLLGIERLFVSNASGGVNPDFEVGEIMILDDHINLFPAHPLIGKNIDELGPRFPDMSEPYDHSMIEVAKNIAAENNIKVSVGTYAALTGPTLETPAEYGYVRAIGADAVGMSTIPEVIVARHMEIPCFAISIITDLGVPGKIQKVSLQDVIDVASRQEPKMTLIMSQLIARL, from the coding sequence TTGTTAGAGCAAATGAAAGAGGCTGCTGAGTACATCAACAGCAAAACACAAGTTAAACCGAGTATCGGAATCATTTTAGGAACCGGATTGGGTGGATTGGTAAAGGAAATCGAGATCATCGATGAAATTCCTTACGAGCAGATTCCTCACTTCCCTGTTTCAACGGTAGAAAGCCATTCCGGGAAATTGATTTTCGGGAATTTGGGCGGAAAACAAGTGGTTGCCATGCAAGGCCGCTTCCATTATTACGAAGGCTACAACATGCAGCAGGTAACATTCCCGGTTCGCGTAATGAAATTACTGGGAATTGAACGCCTTTTCGTAAGTAATGCATCAGGAGGTGTAAATCCGGATTTTGAAGTAGGTGAAATCATGATCCTCGACGATCATATCAACTTGTTCCCTGCTCATCCGCTGATCGGGAAAAACATCGATGAACTGGGGCCTCGCTTCCCGGATATGAGTGAGCCTTACGACCATTCCATGATTGAAGTTGCCAAAAACATTGCAGCAGAAAACAACATCAAAGTTTCTGTAGGAACTTATGCCGCTTTGACCGGGCCAACATTGGAAACGCCGGCTGAATACGGATACGTTCGCGCAATCGGTGCGGATGCAGTTGGAATGTCAACAATTCCGGAAGTAATCGTTGCACGCCACATGGAAATTCCTTGTTTCGCAATCTCTATCATTACCGATTTGGGTGTACCGGGGAAAATCCAGAAAGTAAGCTTACAGGATGTTATTGACGTAGCAAGCAGACAAGAACCGAAAATGACCTTGATCATGAGCCAGTTGATCGCTCGTTTATAA
- a CDS encoding C4-type zinc ribbon domain-containing protein, whose translation MAAKASTKETTVAEKLDALYALQKIDSQIDKIRTVRGELPLEVQDLEDEIEGLETRIKNLQDEAKELDTEVADRKIAMKDAEAAIVKFKDQQNNVRNNREFESLAKEIEYQELEIKLHDKRMKEAKIKITAKKEVLDEAKERLELRKGDLKVKQDELNEIVGETQKEEEALIAQSEKAKASIDSRLIAAYDRLRSNAKNGLAVVGVDRDSCGGCFNKIPPQRQLDIDTRRKVIVCEHCGRILVPAEVVEQG comes from the coding sequence ATGGCTGCAAAAGCAAGTACAAAAGAAACAACAGTTGCTGAAAAGTTGGACGCATTGTATGCGTTGCAAAAGATTGATTCTCAAATCGATAAAATTAGAACCGTACGTGGTGAATTGCCGTTGGAAGTTCAGGATTTAGAGGACGAGATCGAAGGGTTAGAGACTAGAATCAAGAACCTTCAGGACGAAGCGAAAGAGTTGGATACTGAAGTTGCAGATCGCAAGATTGCAATGAAAGATGCAGAAGCTGCTATCGTGAAGTTCAAGGATCAACAAAATAATGTACGAAACAATCGTGAGTTTGAATCGTTGGCGAAAGAGATCGAATACCAGGAGTTGGAGATCAAATTGCACGACAAGCGCATGAAAGAAGCTAAGATCAAGATTACTGCTAAAAAAGAAGTGCTTGACGAAGCGAAAGAGCGTTTGGAATTGCGTAAAGGCGATTTGAAAGTGAAACAAGACGAGTTGAACGAGATTGTCGGTGAAACACAAAAAGAAGAGGAAGCATTGATCGCTCAGTCTGAAAAGGCTAAAGCATCCATTGATTCCCGTTTGATCGCAGCTTACGACCGTTTACGCTCCAATGCGAAAAACGGATTGGCAGTTGTGGGTGTTGACCGCGATTCTTGCGGTGGATGTTTCAACAAAATCCCGCCTCAACGTCAATTGGATATCGATACACGCAGAAAAGTAATCGTTTGCGAACATTGCGGAAGAATCCTGGTTCCTGCTGAAGTAGTAGAACAAGGATAA
- a CDS encoding glutathione peroxidase: MNLYDFSLNYLDGKPIDWSAFKGKKILLVNVASQCGLTPQYTQLQELNEEFGGDSFTILGVPCNDFGGQEPGTAEEIATFCSTNYGVSFPLSEKVHTIGEEIHPIYEWLKEQTGTEVSWNFQKYLIDEEGKIAGYFSPQTEPSEQHILDWIRNHESN; encoded by the coding sequence ATGAATTTATACGATTTTTCATTGAATTACCTGGATGGTAAACCCATCGATTGGAGCGCTTTTAAAGGCAAAAAAATACTTTTGGTGAATGTTGCATCGCAATGTGGTTTAACTCCCCAGTATACGCAATTACAGGAGTTGAATGAAGAATTCGGCGGTGACTCATTTACCATTCTTGGAGTTCCCTGTAATGATTTCGGAGGACAGGAACCGGGAACAGCGGAAGAGATTGCTACTTTTTGTTCAACCAATTACGGAGTAAGTTTCCCGCTTTCGGAGAAAGTACATACCATCGGTGAGGAGATTCACCCGATTTATGAATGGCTGAAAGAACAAACGGGTACGGAAGTAAGCTGGAATTTTCAAAAATACCTCATTGACGAGGAAGGCAAAATTGCCGGTTATTTTTCACCTCAAACAGAACCTTCCGAACAGCATATTTTAGATTGGATCCGAAATCATGAGTCAAATTGA
- a CDS encoding Nif3-like dinuclear metal center hexameric protein has protein sequence MQVKELVSFLNQIAPFTYQESYDNSGLLVGDPNSEIKGVLVALDCIESVVDEAILHGANVIVTHHPIIFKGLRRITGANYVERTVLKAIKNDISLIAIHTNLDNVHFGVNHIISEKLGLTNCKILSPKAATNFKLAVFAPQTHADLLREAMAKAGAGYIGSYDSCSFTSEGEGRFRPDENANPFLGKAGELEVVKEVKIEVIVSEHALHAVLHTMKATHPYEEVAYDVIGLTNTNEYIGSGMIGTLENGMEAMEFLNFVKKTFHCGTVRYTNPTKSQIKTVAVCGGSGSFLLKDAIRAKADVFITGDFKYHEFFDAEDHLMIADIGHFESEQYTSEWLVAQMKKKFTNFAVRLTSVNTNPINYL, from the coding sequence ATGCAAGTCAAAGAACTCGTTTCCTTTTTAAATCAGATCGCACCTTTTACCTACCAGGAATCGTATGATAATTCCGGTTTGCTGGTCGGTGATCCGAATAGCGAAATCAAAGGAGTGCTGGTTGCTTTGGATTGTATCGAATCGGTTGTGGACGAAGCCATTTTGCATGGAGCAAATGTAATTGTGACGCATCATCCGATTATTTTTAAGGGGTTGCGACGCATTACCGGGGCAAATTACGTGGAACGCACCGTTTTGAAAGCCATTAAGAACGATATCAGCCTTATTGCAATCCATACGAACCTCGACAATGTGCATTTCGGAGTGAATCACATCATTTCAGAAAAATTGGGATTGACGAACTGTAAAATCCTGAGTCCGAAAGCTGCTACAAATTTTAAACTGGCTGTTTTTGCTCCCCAGACACATGCCGATCTGTTGCGTGAAGCTATGGCAAAGGCCGGCGCGGGATACATCGGTTCGTACGATTCCTGCAGTTTTACTTCGGAAGGGGAAGGACGTTTCAGGCCGGATGAAAATGCGAACCCGTTTCTGGGAAAAGCCGGTGAACTGGAAGTGGTGAAGGAAGTGAAGATCGAAGTTATTGTTTCGGAACACGCATTGCACGCTGTTTTACACACCATGAAAGCAACACATCCTTATGAAGAAGTTGCTTACGACGTGATCGGGCTTACAAACACGAACGAATACATCGGAAGCGGTATGATCGGTACGCTGGAAAACGGAATGGAAGCGATGGAATTTTTGAATTTTGTAAAGAAAACATTCCATTGCGGTACAGTGCGTTATACCAATCCTACCAAATCGCAGATCAAAACAGTAGCTGTCTGCGGTGGCTCCGGAAGTTTTTTACTGAAAGATGCGATCCGGGCAAAAGCAGACGTTTTTATCACGGGAGACTTTAAATACCACGAATTTTTCGATGCCGAAGATCACCTGATGATTGCCGATATCGGTCATTTTGAATCGGAACAATATACTTCTGAGTGGTTAGTAGCACAAATGAAGAAAAAATTTACTAATTTTGCGGTTCGTTTAACGAGTGTAAATACGAATCCGATAAATTATCTCTAA